The proteins below come from a single Aegilops tauschii subsp. strangulata cultivar AL8/78 chromosome 6, Aet v6.0, whole genome shotgun sequence genomic window:
- the LOC109750306 gene encoding transcription factor bHLH157 isoform X1, with the protein MAEALGALCRGGGWSYAAIWRSDRRDPRLLTIGECHCEDEARKVVENMLNQVHVVGEGIIGSALVSGKCQWISDDDSFSLVQTCNAENLGLFQGYTWWQHQFMSGIKTIAVVPIPALGVAQFGSVQKVSENLEFLEHVKGTLCRRESILWDPSTKHIHGDALPHNTRFQLNSLSTKRLMHIKDDPENMKLLENIVGIESLGSLVSTSSSYSPSSSNGFTSYGSFNGRNPPHIVAMPVNSKSINAVRLFHNGSNLMQHNSGSENPLQLRSAKQPDSSLASATTSYSSLNNLPRIEHELSCTPNNLGYHLQSEDSSSYRNSFSACFSVGDELKPMLFDNNNNNNNNSPVRSNPMHEVDTTGFTSQANCAVYELPNEILVEPTVGTVSTRGKVSNGNTSLLESTVFDPLIHDWWDNSVLLAENIPDFGATTTSSATEQANSDPLSVEGRGLFSESVLEELLGASGNVSTDTACGSVVSSTGPLAGCFSGCELPGYTIHQDSSYSACKEQVPPLNFPSSSYTSENVPSGASKAIPVSLANLSMDDSCSLHTANSKVGQVTNPEGVKVIKKRARPGESTRPRPKDRQQIQDRVKELREIVPNSAKCSIDALLDRTIKHMIFLQGVTKYAEKIKQADEPKMISKDSGAVLKDNSSGVVLKDNSSAASNGGATWAYEVAGQTMVCPIIVEDLSPPGQMLVEMLCEERGFFLEIADTIRRFGLTILKGLMELRDGKIMARFLVEANKNVTRMDIFLSLVQLLQQNSHNRSSDQLAKVISSGVRSFAEHQQSPMLIPVGLAER; encoded by the exons ATGGCGGAGGCACTGGGAGCGCTGTGCCGCGGCGGAGGCTGGTCCTACGCGGCCATCTGGCGCTCCGACCGTCGCGACCCACG TTTGCTAACGATTGGAGAGTGCCACTGCGAAGATGAAGCCCGAAAAGTTGTTGAGAATATGCTTAATCAAGTCCATGTTGTTGGAGAAGG CATCATAGGGTCAGCTCTAGTAAGTGGGAAGTGCCAATGGATTTCCGATGATGATTCCTTTAGTTTGGTTCAGACATGCAACGCAGAAAACCTAGGCTTATTTCAG GGCTATACTTGGTGGCAACATCAGTTCATGAGCGGAATAAAG ACTATTGCAGTAGTACCTATCCCGGCGCTCGGCGTGGCGCAGTTTGGCTCGGTGCAAAAG GTATCTGAGAACTTAGAGTTTCTGGAACATGTTAAAGGCACACTTTGTCGAAGGGAAAGCATCTTATGGGATCCTTCAACCAAACATATTCATGGAGATGCTCTCCCTCATAATACCCGATTTCAACTCAATTCTCTTAGCACAAAGCGTCTTATGCATATCAAAGATGACCCAGAAAACATGAAACTTCTTGAGAACATAGTAGGCATAGAATCTCTAGGGAGTTTAGTAAGTACTTCAagcagttactctccgagctcTTCAAATGGTTTCACTTCCTACGGAAGTTTCAACGGTCGAAATCCTCCTCATATAGTGGCCATGCCTGTGAACTCCAAGTCAATAAATGCAGTCAGGTTATTTCATAATGGCAGCAATTTGATGCAGCACAATAGTGGTTCAGAAAATCCATTACAGCTTCGATCTGCTAAACAGCCTGATTCTAGTTTAGCAAGTGCAACCACATCCTATTCCAGTTTAAACAATCTTCCTAGAATAGAGCATGAGCTGTCATGCACACCCAACAATCTAGGATACCACCTTCAAAGTGAAGATTCATCTAGTTACCGTAACTCATTCTCAGCTTGTTTTTCTGTGGGTGATGAGCTCAAACCCATGTTATttgacaacaacaacaacaacaacaacaactctCCTGTTCGAAGTAACCCAATGCATGAGGTCGATACTACCGGATTTACTTCACAGGCTAATTGTGCAGTCTATGAGTTGCCAAATGAAATATTGGTCGAACCAACTGTGGGGACGGTAAGCACTCGCGGAAAAGTTAGCAATGGAAATACCAGTTTGCTAGAAAGCACGGTATTCGATCCCCTCATACATGATTGGTGGGATAACAGTGTCCTACTAGCAGAAAACATTCCAGATTTCGGTGCCACTACCACATCCTCTGCGACAGAACAGGCAAATAGTGATCCACTATCAGTTGAAGGCAGGGGATTGTTTTCAGAATCTGTCCTTGAAGAACTGCTTGGTGCTAGTGGTAATGTGAGTACAGATACAGCATGTGGCTCTGTTGTCTCTAGCACTGGTCCATTAGCTGGTTGTTTCTCAGGCTGTGAATTACCAGGGTACACCATCCACCAAGACTCCTCTTACTCGGCATGCAAGGAACAAGTACCACCATTGAACTTCCCTTCCAGCAGCTATACATCTGAAAATGTACCAAGTGGAGCATCAAAGGCAATACCAGTGTCCCTGGCCAATTTATCTATGGATGACAGTTGCAGTCTGCACACTGCAAATTCCAAGGTCGGGCAGGTAACAAATCCTGAGGGAGTAAAGGTTATAAAGAAAAGAGCTAGACCAGGTGAGAGCACGCGGCCAAGACCGAAGGACCGGCAGCAGATACAAGATCGCGTCAAGGAATTGCGTGAGATAGTCCCAAACAGTGCAAAG TGTAGCATTGATGCTTTGTTGGACCGGACAATCAAGCATATGATCTTTCTGCAAGGTGTAACTAAGTATGCAGAGAAAATTAAGCAAGCCGATGAACCCAAG ATGATAAGCAAAGATAGTGGTGCCGTCTTGAAGGATAACTCAAGCGGTGTTGTCTTGAAAGATAACTCTAGTGCTGCAAGCAATGGTGGCGCCACGTGGGCCTATGAAGTTGCAGGACAGACCATGGTGTGCCCAATAATTGTCGAGGATCTTTCACCGCCCGGTCAGATGCTTGTGGAG ATGCTATGTGAGGAACGTGGCTTTTTCCTAGAGATAGCAGACACCATCCGCAGGTTTGGACTGACAATCTTGAAGGGGCTGATGGAGCTCCGTGATGGCAAGATAATGGCACGATTCCTCGTCGAG GCAAACAAGAACGTGACTAGGATGGACATATTTTTGTCACTTGTTCAGCTGCTACAACAAAATAGCCACAACAGATCTTCTGACCAGCTAGCTAAGGTCATTAGCAGTGGGGTTCGATCTTTCGCGGAGCATCAGCAATCTCCAATGTTGATTCCAGTTGGACTTGCTGAGAGATGA
- the LOC109750306 gene encoding uncharacterized protein isoform X2, with product MSGIKTIAVVPIPALGVAQFGSVQKVSENLEFLEHVKGTLCRRESILWDPSTKHIHGDALPHNTRFQLNSLSTKRLMHIKDDPENMKLLENIVGIESLGSLVSTSSSYSPSSSNGFTSYGSFNGRNPPHIVAMPVNSKSINAVRLFHNGSNLMQHNSGSENPLQLRSAKQPDSSLASATTSYSSLNNLPRIEHELSCTPNNLGYHLQSEDSSSYRNSFSACFSVGDELKPMLFDNNNNNNNNSPVRSNPMHEVDTTGFTSQANCAVYELPNEILVEPTVGTVSTRGKVSNGNTSLLESTVFDPLIHDWWDNSVLLAENIPDFGATTTSSATEQANSDPLSVEGRGLFSESVLEELLGASGNVSTDTACGSVVSSTGPLAGCFSGCELPGYTIHQDSSYSACKEQVPPLNFPSSSYTSENVPSGASKAIPVSLANLSMDDSCSLHTANSKVGQVTNPEGVKVIKKRARPGESTRPRPKDRQQIQDRVKELREIVPNSAKCSIDALLDRTIKHMIFLQGVTKYAEKIKQADEPKMISKDSGAVLKDNSSGVVLKDNSSAASNGGATWAYEVAGQTMVCPIIVEDLSPPGQMLVEMLCEERGFFLEIADTIRRFGLTILKGLMELRDGKIMARFLVEANKNVTRMDIFLSLVQLLQQNSHNRSSDQLAKVISSGVRSFAEHQQSPMLIPVGLAER from the exons ATGAGCGGAATAAAG ACTATTGCAGTAGTACCTATCCCGGCGCTCGGCGTGGCGCAGTTTGGCTCGGTGCAAAAG GTATCTGAGAACTTAGAGTTTCTGGAACATGTTAAAGGCACACTTTGTCGAAGGGAAAGCATCTTATGGGATCCTTCAACCAAACATATTCATGGAGATGCTCTCCCTCATAATACCCGATTTCAACTCAATTCTCTTAGCACAAAGCGTCTTATGCATATCAAAGATGACCCAGAAAACATGAAACTTCTTGAGAACATAGTAGGCATAGAATCTCTAGGGAGTTTAGTAAGTACTTCAagcagttactctccgagctcTTCAAATGGTTTCACTTCCTACGGAAGTTTCAACGGTCGAAATCCTCCTCATATAGTGGCCATGCCTGTGAACTCCAAGTCAATAAATGCAGTCAGGTTATTTCATAATGGCAGCAATTTGATGCAGCACAATAGTGGTTCAGAAAATCCATTACAGCTTCGATCTGCTAAACAGCCTGATTCTAGTTTAGCAAGTGCAACCACATCCTATTCCAGTTTAAACAATCTTCCTAGAATAGAGCATGAGCTGTCATGCACACCCAACAATCTAGGATACCACCTTCAAAGTGAAGATTCATCTAGTTACCGTAACTCATTCTCAGCTTGTTTTTCTGTGGGTGATGAGCTCAAACCCATGTTATttgacaacaacaacaacaacaacaacaactctCCTGTTCGAAGTAACCCAATGCATGAGGTCGATACTACCGGATTTACTTCACAGGCTAATTGTGCAGTCTATGAGTTGCCAAATGAAATATTGGTCGAACCAACTGTGGGGACGGTAAGCACTCGCGGAAAAGTTAGCAATGGAAATACCAGTTTGCTAGAAAGCACGGTATTCGATCCCCTCATACATGATTGGTGGGATAACAGTGTCCTACTAGCAGAAAACATTCCAGATTTCGGTGCCACTACCACATCCTCTGCGACAGAACAGGCAAATAGTGATCCACTATCAGTTGAAGGCAGGGGATTGTTTTCAGAATCTGTCCTTGAAGAACTGCTTGGTGCTAGTGGTAATGTGAGTACAGATACAGCATGTGGCTCTGTTGTCTCTAGCACTGGTCCATTAGCTGGTTGTTTCTCAGGCTGTGAATTACCAGGGTACACCATCCACCAAGACTCCTCTTACTCGGCATGCAAGGAACAAGTACCACCATTGAACTTCCCTTCCAGCAGCTATACATCTGAAAATGTACCAAGTGGAGCATCAAAGGCAATACCAGTGTCCCTGGCCAATTTATCTATGGATGACAGTTGCAGTCTGCACACTGCAAATTCCAAGGTCGGGCAGGTAACAAATCCTGAGGGAGTAAAGGTTATAAAGAAAAGAGCTAGACCAGGTGAGAGCACGCGGCCAAGACCGAAGGACCGGCAGCAGATACAAGATCGCGTCAAGGAATTGCGTGAGATAGTCCCAAACAGTGCAAAG TGTAGCATTGATGCTTTGTTGGACCGGACAATCAAGCATATGATCTTTCTGCAAGGTGTAACTAAGTATGCAGAGAAAATTAAGCAAGCCGATGAACCCAAG ATGATAAGCAAAGATAGTGGTGCCGTCTTGAAGGATAACTCAAGCGGTGTTGTCTTGAAAGATAACTCTAGTGCTGCAAGCAATGGTGGCGCCACGTGGGCCTATGAAGTTGCAGGACAGACCATGGTGTGCCCAATAATTGTCGAGGATCTTTCACCGCCCGGTCAGATGCTTGTGGAG ATGCTATGTGAGGAACGTGGCTTTTTCCTAGAGATAGCAGACACCATCCGCAGGTTTGGACTGACAATCTTGAAGGGGCTGATGGAGCTCCGTGATGGCAAGATAATGGCACGATTCCTCGTCGAG GCAAACAAGAACGTGACTAGGATGGACATATTTTTGTCACTTGTTCAGCTGCTACAACAAAATAGCCACAACAGATCTTCTGACCAGCTAGCTAAGGTCATTAGCAGTGGGGTTCGATCTTTCGCGGAGCATCAGCAATCTCCAATGTTGATTCCAGTTGGACTTGCTGAGAGATGA